The following proteins are encoded in a genomic region of Streptococcus constellatus subsp. constellatus:
- the rlmD gene encoding 23S rRNA (uracil(1939)-C(5))-methyltransferase RlmD, translating to MLKKNDVIEVEIVDLSHDGAGIAKAEGLVFFVENALPSEKILMRVLKVNKKIGFGKVEEFLRTSDQRNENLDMAYLRTGIADLGHLSYPSQLAFKRKQVKDSLYKIAGLSNVEVSPTLGMEQPLGYRNKAQVPVRRVNGQLETGFFRKNSHDLLPIEDFYIQDPVIDQVILFTRDLLRRFDLKPYDEQEKTGLIRNLVVRRGHYSGEIMVILVTTRSKIFRVEQLIERLVEAFPAIESIMQNINDQNTNTIFGKDWQTLHGRDYITDRMLNNDFQIAAPAFYQVNTEMAEKLYQTAIDFSELAADDVVLDAYSGIGTIGLSVAKQVKQVYGVEVIPEAVENSQKNAEINGITNTHYVCDSAENAMANWSKQGIKPDVILVDPPRKGLTESFIESSVSMEPKKIIYISCNPATMARDIKLYQELGYKLKKVQPVDLFPQTHHVECIALIQRVK from the coding sequence ATGTTAAAAAAGAATGATGTGATAGAAGTTGAAATTGTAGATTTGAGTCATGATGGTGCAGGAATAGCTAAGGCAGAAGGGTTGGTTTTCTTTGTAGAAAATGCCTTACCAAGTGAAAAAATCCTTATGCGGGTTCTCAAGGTCAATAAAAAAATCGGCTTTGGTAAAGTAGAGGAGTTTCTTCGCACTTCAGACCAGCGTAATGAGAATCTTGATATGGCTTATCTGCGTACGGGAATTGCGGACTTGGGACATCTGAGCTATCCATCCCAGCTGGCCTTCAAACGCAAGCAAGTCAAAGACAGTCTCTATAAGATTGCTGGTTTGTCCAATGTTGAAGTGTCGCCGACACTTGGTATGGAGCAGCCGCTGGGCTACCGCAATAAGGCTCAAGTGCCTGTCCGCCGTGTCAATGGCCAGCTGGAAACAGGATTTTTCCGCAAAAATTCCCATGACCTCCTGCCGATTGAAGATTTCTATATTCAGGATCCAGTCATTGACCAAGTTATCCTCTTTACACGTGACTTGCTCCGTCGCTTTGACCTTAAACCTTACGATGAGCAGGAAAAGACTGGTCTCATTCGCAATCTAGTTGTTCGCCGTGGCCATTATTCTGGTGAAATCATGGTGATTTTGGTGACAACCAGGTCCAAGATTTTCCGAGTGGAGCAGCTGATTGAGCGTTTGGTAGAGGCCTTTCCAGCTATCGAGTCCATCATGCAGAATATCAATGATCAGAATACCAATACTATTTTTGGAAAAGACTGGCAAACGCTTCACGGTCGAGACTATATCACAGACCGCATGCTGAATAATGACTTCCAGATTGCTGCGCCAGCCTTTTACCAAGTTAATACTGAGATGGCAGAAAAACTTTATCAGACAGCTATTGACTTTTCCGAGCTGGCAGCAGATGATGTGGTGCTTGACGCTTACTCAGGCATCGGGACTATCGGTCTGTCAGTCGCTAAGCAGGTCAAGCAGGTCTATGGTGTAGAAGTGATTCCAGAAGCTGTCGAAAATAGCCAAAAGAATGCGGAAATCAACGGCATTACTAATACCCATTATGTTTGTGATTCAGCAGAAAATGCTATGGCTAACTGGAGTAAGCAAGGCATTAAACCAGACGTTATTCTGGTTGATCCACCACGAAAAGGCTTGACAGAAAGCTTCATCGAATCCAGTGTTAGTATGGAACCAAAGAAAATTATCTACATATCCTGCAACCCAGCAACCATGGCGCGTGACATCAAGCTCTACCAAGAACTGGGTTATAAACTGAAGAAAGTCCAGCCGGTTGACTTATTTCCTCAAACGCATCATGTGGAGTGCATAGCGTTGATACAAAGAGTGAAATAG
- a CDS encoding VirB6/TrbL-like conjugal transfer protein, CD1112 family, protein MFGIFDKIEEFFKDLLLGGIQANLESMFLDINDKVGAIATDVGKTPMGWNGQVFSFIKSINDSVIIPIAGLIITAVLCIELINMVMQKNNMHDTDTFEFFKYIIKMWIAVWLVSHAFQFSMAVFDVAQHMVNKAAGVINTSAVISGDQIVTMVEGLKDKGLGELVMILFETSLIKVAIQVISIVIMLVVYGRMFEIYVYSSVSAIPFATMGNKEWGQIGTNYIKGLFAIGLQGLFLMVCLGIYAVLVKTIQITDIHTSTFTILGYAVLLGLMMLKSGTLAKSVLNAH, encoded by the coding sequence ATGTTTGGGATATTCGACAAGATAGAGGAGTTTTTCAAAGATCTTCTACTGGGCGGTATCCAAGCAAACTTAGAGTCCATGTTTCTTGACATCAACGATAAAGTTGGTGCGATTGCAACGGATGTGGGAAAGACACCGATGGGGTGGAATGGACAGGTTTTTAGTTTTATCAAAAGCATTAACGACTCTGTCATTATCCCCATTGCAGGGCTAATCATAACGGCAGTCCTTTGTATCGAGCTTATCAATATGGTTATGCAAAAGAACAATATGCACGATACGGATACCTTTGAATTTTTCAAATACATCATAAAGATGTGGATTGCCGTATGGTTAGTGTCCCATGCTTTTCAGTTTTCTATGGCAGTCTTTGATGTGGCACAGCACATGGTAAATAAAGCGGCAGGGGTAATTAACACCTCTGCCGTTATCTCTGGAGATCAGATTGTAACGATGGTAGAAGGCTTAAAAGATAAAGGTCTTGGAGAGCTTGTCATGATACTCTTTGAAACCTCGCTCATAAAGGTGGCAATACAGGTCATTTCCATTGTGATTATGCTTGTGGTATACGGCAGAATGTTTGAGATTTATGTTTACTCATCCGTTTCAGCCATTCCTTTTGCCACAATGGGAAACAAAGAGTGGGGACAAATCGGAACAAACTATATCAAAGGCTTATTTGCCATAGGATTACAAGGACTCTTTTTAATGGTTTGTCTTGGAATATACGCAGTATTAGTTAAGACAATACAAATAACAGATATACACACAAGTACCTTTACGATACTTGGATATGCGGTTTTGCTGGGGTTAATGATGCTAAAGAGCGGAACACTGGCCAAAAGCGTATTAAATGCACACTAA
- a CDS encoding PcfB family protein translates to MINEEIARKTLNMEVKAAKVTGKLILNLLKKLMKEAEKLGGLEKLVNANGNEVKLKDMVKKGQLEEIPVEEAELKELKKELNRYGVKFSVMKDKESGKYSVFFQAKDMKVMDKAFKHALSESEKKTERKESIHKNIEKFKEMAKNALSKDKVKNKQKEQSL, encoded by the coding sequence TTGATCAATGAAGAAATCGCAAGAAAAACGCTTAACATGGAAGTGAAAGCTGCTAAAGTAACAGGAAAGCTAATTCTGAACTTATTAAAGAAACTGATGAAAGAGGCTGAAAAACTTGGAGGACTGGAAAAGCTGGTTAATGCTAACGGAAATGAAGTAAAGCTAAAAGATATGGTTAAAAAGGGACAGCTTGAAGAAATTCCGGTAGAAGAAGCAGAGCTGAAGGAACTGAAAAAGGAACTTAATCGGTATGGGGTAAAGTTTTCGGTGATGAAAGATAAAGAAAGCGGTAAATACTCCGTATTCTTTCAGGCAAAAGACATGAAAGTCATGGATAAAGCCTTTAAACACGCTCTTTCGGAATCAGAAAAGAAAACGGAAAGAAAAGAATCTATCCACAAGAATATTGAGAAGTTCAAGGAAATGGCAAAGAACGCTCTTTCTAAAGATAAAGTCAAGAATAAACAAAAGGAGCAGAGCCTATGA
- a CDS encoding PrgI family protein, whose protein sequence is MAYVPIPKDLKKVKTKVAFNLTKRQLIGFTIAGLIGIPIYLFMRKVVPNDIAVIFLIVSTLPIFFITLFEKDGLSFEKYFKYIYLHKFYQPQKRVRKEVYLERQKKNSAAKVRTKPKEVKKSKTGLKAK, encoded by the coding sequence ATGGCGTATGTACCTATCCCAAAAGACTTAAAGAAGGTAAAAACAAAGGTTGCATTCAATTTGACGAAAAGACAGCTTATAGGTTTTACGATTGCAGGACTTATTGGAATACCAATCTATTTATTTATGCGAAAGGTCGTTCCAAATGATATAGCAGTCATCTTTCTCATTGTGTCCACTCTCCCTATATTTTTCATAACTCTTTTTGAAAAGGACGGACTTAGCTTTGAGAAATATTTTAAGTATATTTACCTTCACAAATTTTATCAGCCACAAAAAAGAGTGAGAAAGGAGGTTTATCTTGAAAGACAAAAGAAAAATTCAGCAGCTAAAGTTAGAACAAAACCAAAAGAAGTTAAGAAGTCAAAAACAGGACTTAAAGCAAAATAA
- a CDS encoding CD1845 family protein produces the protein MRWIIKIILFPISLVLSILTAFLTFLLGIGTALLYLLMMFCIFGAIASFLQKEVTIGIEALIIGFLVSPYGIPMVGATVIAFLQGINEAIKSI, from the coding sequence ATGAGATGGATAATAAAAATAATCTTATTCCCAATTAGCTTGGTGTTAAGTATCCTCACAGCATTTCTGACATTTCTACTTGGTATCGGAACAGCCCTACTATATTTGCTGATGATGTTTTGTATATTTGGAGCAATTGCATCTTTTCTGCAAAAAGAAGTTACCATCGGAATAGAAGCATTGATTATTGGATTCTTAGTTAGTCCATACGGAATACCGATGGTTGGTGCAACTGTTATAGCTTTTTTACAAGGTATCAATGAGGCAATAAAATCAATCTAA
- a CDS encoding VirB4-like conjugal transfer ATPase, CD1110 family — protein sequence MKDKRKIQQLKLEQNQKKLRSQKQDLKQNKGKSKKDRGGLLDLIFRKEPKRYTVEDTIPYLRLLKSGICQIDEKHFNKSIAFEDINYQLALEEDRDLIFNQFANFLNSFDPSVSIEFSYINQLGRNEEMKSAIQIPDKKDGFDDIRLEFREMLKSQIVKGNNGLKKSKYVTFTVEADNLEQATSKLERLEIDILSSLKSMGVRAESLNGEERLKILHDVLNPNKTFEFSYKDLKKKESTKTYIAPDEFNFTPSRYFKFGKFIGAASHFQILASELSDRMLAEFLDIDDNINISFHIKAIEQSEAIKMVKRKNTDIDKMKIEENKKAVRSGYDMDILPSDLITYGEDVKSLLKDLQTRDERMFVVTIIFMNFARTIQRLDNTISQISSIANKHNCKLKRLDHSQEQGLISVLPLGVNKIEIDRGLTSSSTAVFMPFTTEELFINSANSLYYGLNALSHNLIMADRKKLKNPNGLILGTPGSGKSFSAKREMANAILTTDDDVIICDPEGEYGNLVRQFKGEVIKVSSKSKDYLNPLDINMNYGDGDAPLKDKANFIMSMLELVVGGSGLTAEEKSVIDRCLPKIYEKYFENPKPCNMPILQNLYDMLKNQEEKVGKKLATEMEIYVTGSLNVFNHQSNVDLNKQLLCFDIKELGSQLKKIGMLVIQDQVWNKVSQNRGNKATRYYIDEFHLLLKDEQTASYSVEIWKRFRKWGGIPTGITQNVKDLLMSKEIENIFDNTDFVLMLNQASGDREILARKLKISQPQLKYVTNSNAGEGLLFFGNTIVPFLDKFPKDTILYQKMTTKPEEVR from the coding sequence TTGAAAGACAAAAGAAAAATTCAGCAGCTAAAGTTAGAACAAAACCAAAAGAAGTTAAGAAGTCAAAAACAGGACTTAAAGCAAAATAAGGGAAAGTCTAAAAAAGATAGGGGCGGATTACTTGACCTTATCTTTAGGAAAGAACCGAAAAGATACACTGTTGAAGATACCATTCCCTATCTTAGACTCTTAAAAAGCGGGATATGTCAGATTGATGAAAAGCATTTTAATAAGAGTATTGCCTTTGAGGATATAAACTATCAGCTTGCCTTAGAAGAAGATAGAGATTTGATTTTTAATCAGTTTGCAAATTTTCTTAATTCCTTTGATCCAAGTGTCAGCATAGAGTTTTCATATATTAATCAGCTTGGCAGAAATGAAGAAATGAAATCAGCCATTCAAATACCGGATAAAAAGGACGGTTTTGACGATATTCGCCTTGAGTTTAGAGAAATGCTGAAAAGCCAGATTGTAAAGGGAAATAACGGACTGAAAAAATCAAAGTATGTAACCTTTACAGTGGAAGCGGATAATTTAGAGCAGGCAACATCAAAACTTGAAAGACTGGAGATAGATATATTATCAAGTCTTAAAAGTATGGGAGTAAGAGCAGAAAGTCTAAACGGAGAAGAAAGGCTGAAGATACTTCATGATGTTTTAAATCCCAATAAGACCTTTGAATTTTCATATAAGGACTTAAAGAAGAAAGAAAGCACAAAGACATATATTGCTCCTGATGAATTTAACTTTACACCGTCAAGGTATTTTAAGTTTGGGAAATTTATCGGAGCAGCAAGTCATTTTCAAATCCTTGCAAGTGAGCTTTCAGACCGTATGCTTGCAGAGTTTTTGGATATAGACGATAACATCAATATCTCTTTTCATATCAAGGCAATCGAACAGTCGGAAGCCATCAAGATGGTAAAAAGAAAAAATACCGATATTGACAAGATGAAGATTGAGGAGAATAAAAAGGCTGTAAGAAGCGGTTATGATATGGACATTCTTCCAAGTGATTTAATCACCTATGGGGAAGATGTAAAAAGCCTCTTAAAAGACCTTCAGACAAGAGATGAGCGTATGTTTGTCGTAACCATCATCTTTATGAACTTTGCAAGGACAATTCAAAGGCTGGACAATACCATTTCTCAAATCAGCTCCATTGCCAATAAGCATAATTGCAAGTTAAAAAGACTTGATCACTCACAGGAGCAGGGCTTAATCAGTGTACTTCCACTTGGGGTAAATAAGATTGAAATTGACAGAGGACTAACCTCATCATCTACGGCAGTATTTATGCCTTTTACCACAGAGGAGCTTTTCATAAATTCGGCGAACAGTTTGTATTATGGACTAAATGCCCTAAGCCATAACCTGATTATGGCTGATAGAAAGAAATTGAAAAACCCGAACGGTTTAATTCTCGGAACTCCGGGAAGTGGTAAATCCTTTAGTGCAAAAAGAGAAATGGCAAATGCCATTCTTACAACGGATGATGACGTTATTATCTGCGATCCGGAAGGCGAGTACGGAAACCTTGTTCGTCAGTTTAAAGGAGAAGTAATAAAGGTCAGCAGTAAGTCAAAAGACTACCTTAATCCTTTAGATATAAATATGAACTATGGCGATGGGGACGCACCACTGAAAGATAAAGCAAACTTCATTATGTCGATGCTTGAATTAGTAGTTGGCGGTAGTGGTCTTACAGCAGAAGAAAAGTCGGTTATAGACAGATGCCTTCCTAAGATTTATGAAAAGTATTTTGAAAATCCAAAGCCTTGTAATATGCCGATTCTTCAAAACCTGTATGATATGCTCAAAAATCAGGAAGAAAAAGTCGGTAAAAAGCTGGCAACGGAAATGGAGATTTATGTAACAGGATCCTTAAATGTATTTAACCATCAGTCCAATGTGGACTTAAATAAGCAGCTACTTTGTTTTGATATTAAGGAGTTAGGCTCACAGCTTAAAAAAATCGGAATGCTTGTTATTCAGGATCAGGTGTGGAATAAGGTATCGCAAAACAGAGGAAATAAGGCTACAAGGTACTATATCGACGAGTTTCACTTATTGTTAAAAGATGAGCAGACAGCTTCCTATTCCGTAGAAATTTGGAAAAGATTTCGTAAGTGGGGAGGAATCCCGACAGGCATTACACAAAATGTCAAAGACTTACTTATGAGCAAGGAAATTGAAAATATCTTTGATAATACGGACTTTGTTTTAATGCTTAATCAGGCTTCAGGAGATAGAGAGATTTTAGCAAGGAAACTTAAAATCTCACAGCCACAGCTAAAATATGTAACCAATTCCAATGCAGGAGAAGGACTTTTGTTCTTTGGAAATACCATTGTCCCTTTCCTTGATAAATTCCCGAAAGACACAATCCTTTATCAGAAAATGACAACCAAGCCTGAAGAAGTGAGGTAG
- a CDS encoding Maff2 family mobile element protein: MEFFTQAVNVLKILVMAVGAGLGAWGVINLMEGYGNDNPGAKSQGIKQLMAGGGIVLIGLKLIPLLANVLK; encoded by the coding sequence ATGGAATTTTTTACACAGGCAGTAAATGTATTAAAGATTTTAGTTATGGCAGTAGGTGCAGGACTTGGAGCATGGGGCGTTATTAACCTGATGGAAGGTTATGGTAATGACAATCCGGGTGCAAAATCTCAGGGCATTAAGCAGCTTATGGCAGGAGGCGGTATTGTCCTTATCGGATTAAAGCTGATTCCGCTTCTTGCAAATGTACTCAAGTAA
- a CDS encoding VirD4-like conjugal transfer protein, CD1115 family codes for MIDKILKDIKGLFKVQDKSKFFKQNIPYLAFFYVGNIFSHHVRAYTGGDVIDKIFQGILELNTMSFIPSIHPIDILMGVGVAVLIKFIVYTKGKNAKKFRQGKEYGSARWGTRKDIEPYVDEKFQNNILLTQTERLTMNGRPANPKYARNKNVLVIGGSGSGKTRFYVKPNLMQMHSSYCVTDPKGTIVIECGKMLEDNGYEIKILNTINFKKSMKYNPFAYLRSEKDILKLVQTIIANTKGEGEKAGEDFWVKAEKLYYTALIGYIFYEAPREEKNFATLLDMIDASEVREDDETYMNPIDRLFEALEKKEPTHFAVKQYKKYKLAAGKTAKSILISCGARLAPFDIQELRDLMKEDELELDTLGDRKTALFVIISDTDDTFNFVVSIMYSQLFNLLCDKADDEYGGRLPVHVRCLLDEFANIGLIPKFEKLIATIRSREISASIILQAQSQLKAIYKDNADTIVGNCDSTLFLGGKEKTTLKELSETLGKETIDLYNTSETRSNANSYGLNYQKTGKELMSQDEITVMDGSKCIFQLRGVRPFLSDKFDITKHKNYKLLEDFNKKNAFDIEEYIKRKGKAKLNRETVITRVQ; via the coding sequence ATGATAGATAAGATACTAAAAGACATCAAAGGCTTATTTAAGGTGCAAGATAAGTCAAAGTTTTTCAAGCAGAATATTCCCTATCTTGCATTTTTCTATGTTGGAAACATCTTCTCTCACCATGTAAGAGCCTATACAGGTGGCGATGTAATAGATAAAATATTTCAAGGAATATTAGAGCTTAATACCATGAGCTTTATTCCGAGCATTCATCCAATAGATATTTTAATGGGCGTGGGAGTGGCAGTTTTAATTAAATTTATTGTCTATACCAAAGGTAAAAATGCAAAAAAGTTCAGACAGGGGAAAGAGTATGGTTCAGCCCGATGGGGAACGAGAAAAGATATAGAGCCGTATGTGGATGAAAAGTTCCAAAACAATATCTTGCTTACTCAAACAGAGCGATTAACCATGAATGGCAGACCGGCAAATCCAAAGTATGCAAGAAATAAGAATGTACTTGTTATTGGTGGTTCTGGCTCCGGAAAGACGAGATTTTATGTAAAGCCAAACCTAATGCAAATGCACTCGTCATATTGTGTTACAGATCCTAAAGGAACGATAGTCATTGAGTGTGGCAAGATGCTTGAAGATAATGGCTATGAGATAAAAATCTTAAATACCATCAACTTCAAAAAGAGTATGAAGTACAATCCCTTTGCCTATCTCAGAAGTGAAAAAGACATCCTCAAATTAGTGCAGACAATCATTGCAAACACTAAGGGTGAAGGGGAAAAGGCAGGTGAGGATTTTTGGGTGAAAGCCGAGAAACTCTACTATACGGCTTTGATAGGTTATATTTTTTATGAAGCTCCAAGAGAAGAAAAGAACTTTGCGACACTACTGGATATGATAGATGCTTCAGAAGTCAGGGAAGATGATGAAACATATATGAATCCCATTGATAGACTATTTGAAGCATTGGAAAAGAAAGAGCCTACGCACTTTGCGGTAAAGCAATATAAGAAATACAAACTTGCTGCTGGAAAAACGGCGAAGTCTATTCTTATTTCATGTGGTGCAAGACTTGCTCCTTTTGATATTCAGGAACTTAGGGACTTGATGAAAGAAGATGAACTTGAGCTTGATACTCTTGGAGATAGAAAGACAGCACTTTTTGTCATTATATCTGATACAGATGATACTTTTAACTTTGTGGTATCTATCATGTACTCACAGTTATTTAATCTACTTTGTGATAAGGCAGATGATGAGTATGGAGGAAGATTACCTGTTCATGTAAGATGCCTTCTTGATGAGTTTGCAAATATCGGCTTAATTCCAAAGTTTGAGAAGTTAATAGCGACAATCCGTTCAAGAGAAATATCTGCAAGCATTATTTTGCAAGCACAATCTCAGTTAAAGGCGATATATAAGGATAATGCTGACACAATCGTGGGCAACTGTGATAGTACATTGTTTTTAGGTGGAAAGGAAAAGACCACATTAAAAGAGCTATCAGAAACGCTTGGAAAGGAAACGATAGATCTATATAACACTTCTGAAACACGCTCCAATGCTAATAGTTATGGACTCAATTACCAAAAGACAGGAAAAGAGCTGATGAGTCAAGATGAGATAACGGTTATGGATGGCAGTAAATGTATCTTTCAGCTTAGAGGTGTAAGACCGTTTTTATCAGATAAATTTGATATTACAAAGCATAAGAATTACAAGTTACTTGAAGATTTTAATAAGAAAAATGCCTTTGATATTGAGGAATATATCAAGAGAAAAGGGAAAGCAAAATTAAATAGAGAAACGGTTATTACAAGAGTGCAGTAA
- a CDS encoding replication initiator protein A — MDFDYFYNREAERFNFLKVPEILVDGEEFKGLSAEAIILYSMLLKRTGMSFKNNWVDKEGRVFIYFTVEEIMRRRNISKPTAIKTLDELDSKKGIGLIERVRLGLGKPNVIYVKDFMSIIAVKENDFQKSKNLTSEVRDFNLRSKENELQEVQNVDSNYIENNKSKYSKREYSFGKSGLGTFQNVFLKDEDIGELQIIMAGELDNYIERLSTYLQSTGKTYKDHKATILSWFYKDQGSKKKTNIPTWEEYNKGVHL, encoded by the coding sequence ATGGACTTTGACTATTTCTATAACAGAGAAGCAGAGCGATTTAACTTTCTGAAAGTGCCTGAAATATTAGTAGACGGAGAAGAATTTAAGGGACTGTCTGCTGAAGCCATTATTCTATACTCCATGCTTTTGAAACGCACAGGAATGTCCTTTAAGAATAACTGGGTGGACAAGGAAGGCAGAGTATTTATCTATTTTACTGTTGAAGAAATTATGAGAAGAAGAAATATCTCAAAGCCTACTGCCATAAAAACATTGGACGAGTTAGACAGCAAAAAAGGAATAGGACTGATTGAAAGAGTAAGGCTTGGACTTGGTAAGCCGAATGTCATTTATGTTAAAGATTTTATGAGCATAATAGCGGTAAAAGAAAATGACTTTCAGAAGTCAAAAAACTTAACTTCAGAAGTAAGAGATTTTAACCTCAGAAGTAAAGAAAATGAACTTCAGGAAGTTCAAAATGTTGACTCTAACTATATAGAGAATAATAAGAGTAAGTATAGTAAGAGAGAATATAGTTTTGGGAAAAGCGGACTTGGAACATTTCAAAATGTCTTTTTAAAGGACGAAGACATAGGAGAATTACAAATAATAATGGCAGGAGAGCTTGATAACTACATTGAAAGACTATCAACCTATCTTCAAAGTACCGGAAAGACATATAAAGACCATAAAGCAACAATCCTTTCTTGGTTTTATAAAGATCAGGGAAGTAAGAAAAAAACCAATATCCCTACATGGGAGGAATATAACAAGGGAGTACATTTATGA
- a CDS encoding ATP-binding protein produces the protein MIKELEKVMIEDVEYSFNPEKEYIKDGHAYCKVCHERKDGKALEFFGKQMIFKTACKCDRDREAKEKERQKQLEIERLKSICFTSIIQWSYTFENYQGKENQSLIIAKNFVKDYELMKKENIGLLFYGTVGSGKTYLACSIANALIEQYQISVKIRNFSQIINELQKGGFDIDKNAYIESLVNTSVLILDDLGIERDTSYAKEQVYNIVNNRYLKHKPTIFTTNLSYSQIENCTESVEYQRIYSRIIEMCIPVMVLGEDYRKVIQEEKLKRNKERLLTGGERT, from the coding sequence ATGATTAAAGAATTAGAAAAAGTGATGATAGAAGATGTGGAATACAGCTTCAATCCTGAAAAAGAATACATCAAAGACGGACACGCCTACTGTAAAGTGTGCCATGAAAGAAAAGATGGAAAAGCATTAGAATTTTTCGGAAAGCAGATGATATTTAAGACAGCTTGTAAATGCGATAGAGATAGAGAAGCAAAAGAAAAAGAAAGACAAAAGCAGCTTGAAATCGAGAGATTAAAAAGTATCTGCTTCACATCTATTATTCAGTGGTCATATACCTTTGAAAACTATCAGGGAAAAGAAAATCAGAGTCTTATCATCGCAAAGAATTTTGTAAAAGATTATGAATTGATGAAAAAGGAAAATATCGGACTTCTGTTCTATGGAACAGTTGGAAGCGGAAAGACCTATCTTGCCTGCTCTATTGCCAATGCACTGATTGAACAGTATCAGATAAGCGTTAAGATTAGAAACTTTTCACAGATAATCAACGAACTGCAAAAAGGAGGATTTGACATTGATAAAAACGCATATATCGAATCCCTTGTAAACACTTCCGTTCTCATCTTAGATGATTTAGGAATTGAAAGAGATACAAGCTATGCCAAAGAGCAGGTATATAACATTGTCAATAACAGGTACTTAAAGCATAAGCCAACAATCTTTACCACAAATCTTTCATACAGCCAAATTGAAAACTGTACGGAGAGTGTGGAATACCAAAGAATTTACTCAAGAATTATCGAGATGTGTATTCCTGTGATGGTACTCGGAGAAGATTACAGGAAAGTTATTCAGGAAGAAAAATTAAAGAGGAATAAAGAAAGATTACTGACTGGAGGTGAGAGAACTTGA
- a CDS encoding single-stranded DNA-binding protein, producing MKQEMININANLLAEPTFSSFDKEGETVEVVNFTLVKKYGKGKEYINCAAYGEKSETAKAFEKGDLIHIFGYFKKREKDGKTYKNFVVKSYNKIEKKEENEEE from the coding sequence ATGAAGCAAGAAATGATTAACATCAATGCCAACTTATTGGCAGAACCAACTTTTTCAAGTTTTGACAAAGAGGGAGAAACGGTTGAAGTTGTAAACTTTACGCTTGTAAAAAAGTATGGGAAAGGCAAGGAATATATCAATTGTGCAGCCTATGGTGAAAAGTCAGAAACAGCAAAAGCCTTTGAAAAAGGTGATTTGATCCATATCTTTGGATACTTTAAGAAGCGTGAAAAAGATGGAAAGACTTACAAAAACTTTGTTGTGAAGTCATACAACAAAATTGAAAAGAAAGAAGAAAACGAGGAGGAATAA